The following coding sequences lie in one Psychrobacter arenosus genomic window:
- the dps gene encoding DNA starvation/stationary phase protection protein Dps, which yields MRERYASGLDDKTAKAMIELLNANLANLIDLTLDGKQCHWNLQGTGFIGVHQLLDDTTERLREASDAVAERIVILGGSPNGLATRVAKDSILKDYPTDITEVDEHVRELTSRYKTVAETLREAIEKAGDAGDEDTADLFTEVSRVVDKDAWFIGANNPKQK from the coding sequence ATGAGAGAACGTTACGCAAGCGGTCTAGACGACAAAACTGCTAAAGCTATGATTGAGCTATTAAACGCTAACCTAGCAAACCTAATTGATTTAACCTTAGATGGTAAACAGTGCCATTGGAACCTACAAGGTACTGGCTTTATCGGTGTGCATCAGTTACTAGATGACACTACAGAACGTCTACGTGAAGCTTCGGATGCCGTGGCTGAACGTATCGTTATCTTAGGTGGCTCACCAAACGGTCTAGCTACCCGCGTCGCTAAAGATTCGATTTTAAAAGATTATCCTACTGACATTACTGAAGTTGATGAGCATGTCCGTGAGCTCACTAGCCGTTATAAAACGGTTGCTGAAACGCTACGTGAAGCTATCGAAAAAGCGGGTGATGCAGGCGACGAAGATACTGCCGATTTATTCACCGAAGTTAGCCGTGTAGTCGATAAAGACGCTTGGTTCATCGGTGCTAACAATCCTAAGCAAAAATAA
- a CDS encoding GFA family protein, protein MKGMCLCKKVTIEVDETHEFDACHCTKCRRWTGGPFLAIHGGKNVTITGEAFITKYQSSEVAQRGFCRSCGTHLFYYLVAANEYFLSIGLFEGKSDFVFKSQIFIDSKPNYYQFADVTQELTEQQVFESFGLSI, encoded by the coding sequence ATGAAAGGCATGTGTCTTTGTAAGAAAGTAACGATTGAAGTAGATGAAACTCATGAATTTGATGCTTGTCATTGCACTAAATGCCGCCGCTGGACAGGCGGACCTTTTTTAGCTATCCATGGCGGTAAAAACGTCACCATAACGGGAGAAGCTTTCATAACTAAGTATCAATCTTCAGAAGTGGCTCAAAGAGGATTTTGCCGCAGTTGTGGGACGCATCTATTCTATTATCTGGTCGCCGCTAATGAGTACTTTTTATCTATAGGTCTGTTTGAAGGTAAAAGCGACTTTGTCTTTAAAAGCCAGATTTTCATCGATAGTAAACCAAATTATTATCAGTTTGCTGATGTCACTCAAGAGCTGACTGAGCAGCAAGTCTTTGAAAGCTTCGGACTGAGTATCTAA
- the uvrB gene encoding excinuclease ABC subunit UvrB — protein MRMPEPRSSRQLNQLATQLQGEAEITGVNASGTQISSRAFDMVTDFEPAGDQPQAIAKLVKGIESGMDAQLLLGVTGSGKTYTMAKVIAECQRPTIIMAHNKTLAAQLYGEFKSFFPNNAVEYFVSYYDYYQPEAYVAASDTFIEKDSAINDHIDQMRLSATRALLERRDAIIVSSVSSIYGLGDPESYLKMLLHIVVGDRVDRTAMIKRLVELQYTRNELDFDRGTYRLRGELLDIYPAESEQLAVRISMFDDEIEKITWFDPLTGKNVRSVPRITIYPKSHYVTPRNKLEAASHTIRAELDERLEYFRDNDKLIEAQRIKERTQYDLEMIQQLGYCNGIENYSQHLSGRPSGEAPPTLFDYIPSDALLFIDESHVTVSQIGAMYKGDRSRKENLVNYGFRLPSAMDNRPMKFEEWERIKPSTIFVTATPAQYELEHSQQVVEQLVRPTGLIDPEIEIRPVLTQVDDVLSEITKRRELDERVLITTLTKRMSEDLTSYLKEYDVKVAYLHSDIDTVERMQIIHELRTGVHDVLVGINLLREGLDMPEVSLVAIFDADKEGFLRSERALIQTIGRAARHVNGKAILYADRITPSMEKAIEETDRRREKQVAFNLEHGITPRSARRSITDKIDTGEVEDLSDNQAIPSSSGLPDVDIEILRSPDLLAKEIGRLEKEMKQLSRELKFEDAAKLRDKVLDLKAYIVS, from the coding sequence ATGCGCATGCCTGAACCTCGTTCCTCTCGACAGCTCAATCAATTAGCCACGCAACTCCAAGGTGAAGCCGAAATTACCGGGGTCAACGCCTCGGGTACGCAAATCTCTAGCCGTGCTTTTGACATGGTCACTGACTTTGAACCGGCAGGGGATCAGCCACAGGCTATTGCCAAATTAGTCAAAGGTATTGAGTCTGGTATGGATGCGCAGTTATTACTTGGCGTCACCGGCTCGGGTAAGACTTATACGATGGCTAAGGTCATCGCTGAGTGCCAGCGTCCGACCATCATTATGGCGCACAATAAAACCTTGGCAGCGCAGCTGTATGGGGAATTTAAATCGTTTTTCCCGAATAACGCGGTCGAGTATTTCGTTAGTTATTACGACTATTACCAGCCGGAAGCTTATGTGGCGGCCAGCGATACTTTTATCGAAAAAGACAGCGCTATCAACGACCACATCGACCAGATGCGGTTATCGGCGACCCGAGCTTTACTTGAGCGCCGTGATGCCATTATCGTTTCGTCAGTCTCCTCGATTTACGGTCTAGGTGATCCGGAAAGTTATCTCAAAATGTTGCTGCATATTGTAGTAGGGGACCGGGTCGATCGTACCGCCATGATTAAACGACTGGTTGAGCTGCAATATACCCGCAATGAGCTCGATTTTGACCGAGGTACTTATCGTTTGCGCGGTGAGTTGCTCGATATTTATCCGGCAGAATCTGAGCAGTTAGCCGTGCGTATCAGTATGTTTGATGACGAAATCGAAAAGATTACTTGGTTTGATCCGCTGACCGGTAAAAACGTGCGTAGCGTTCCGCGCATCACCATCTATCCGAAGTCGCATTATGTGACCCCGCGTAATAAGCTTGAGGCGGCGAGCCATACCATTCGTGCGGAATTGGACGAGCGTTTAGAGTATTTTCGCGATAATGATAAGTTGATTGAAGCGCAGCGTATCAAAGAGCGCACCCAGTATGACCTTGAGATGATTCAACAACTGGGCTACTGTAATGGTATCGAAAACTACTCGCAGCACCTGTCAGGTCGACCCAGTGGCGAGGCACCACCGACCCTGTTTGACTATATCCCGTCCGATGCTCTGCTATTCATCGACGAGTCACACGTCACGGTCTCGCAGATTGGTGCAATGTATAAGGGCGATAGATCGCGTAAAGAAAACCTAGTGAATTATGGGTTCCGTTTGCCCAGCGCCATGGACAATCGCCCGATGAAGTTTGAAGAGTGGGAGCGTATTAAGCCTTCCACTATTTTTGTCACGGCGACACCTGCACAATATGAGCTAGAGCATAGTCAGCAAGTGGTCGAGCAGTTGGTGCGTCCTACGGGGCTAATAGATCCTGAGATTGAAATTCGTCCTGTACTGACGCAAGTGGATGATGTGCTATCAGAAATTACTAAGCGTCGCGAGTTGGATGAGCGCGTACTAATTACGACTCTGACCAAGCGCATGTCAGAAGACTTAACCAGTTATCTCAAAGAGTATGATGTCAAGGTAGCTTATTTGCACTCGGATATCGATACTGTTGAGCGCATGCAGATTATCCATGAGCTGCGGACTGGAGTACATGATGTCTTAGTCGGGATTAACCTGCTGCGAGAAGGTCTGGATATGCCTGAAGTATCGCTAGTGGCAATCTTTGATGCGGATAAAGAGGGCTTCTTACGCTCAGAGCGTGCCTTGATTCAGACGATTGGTCGGGCTGCCCGTCACGTTAATGGTAAAGCTATTCTCTATGCAGACCGTATTACCCCGAGTATGGAAAAGGCTATTGAAGAGACCGACCGTCGCCGTGAAAAGCAGGTAGCGTTTAACTTAGAGCATGGTATCACTCCACGCTCGGCACGCCGCAGCATCACGGATAAGATTGATACCGGTGAAGTGGAAGACTTAAGCGACAACCAAGCTATTCCAAGTTCGAGCGGTTTACCCGATGTCGATATTGAGATTCTACGCAGCCCTGATTTACTCGCTAAAGAGATAGGCCGTTTAGAAAAAGAGATGAAGCAACTCTCGCGAGAGCTGAAATTTGAAGACGCGGCAAAATTACGCGATAAGGTGCTGGATTTAAAAGCTTATATTGTAAGTTAA